The sequence tttctgtcgTCAATATgttatgcattctacggtcgacaaagatagacggagggccaacagacacgcacataaacataaattcagcgcgtcaccaattaccatcaccgccagagaggttgaagatgccattggttacgctaaaccatccaaagcagtgggcctagacggcatagccaagccgatgcttaaaagcctagggaaagagggtttcaaatacttagcacatgtcttcaacctgtctctttccacctttgtcatacctgaaaaatggaaaatggccaaggtggtcccgctactaaagcctgggaaaccagctaacataggagagtcatatcgcccgatatctctcctatcgccagtaaccaagacgcttgaagccattttgctcccctacttcaaagcaaatttgtagctagcctgccatcagcatggctttagaaaactccatagcactaccaccgcgctaaatgccatcagcacccagataaattgcggtttaaatcaaaacccccaccatcgaacagtactcgtagcgctatacctatcaaaagcttttgatacggtcaaccatggcacgttactgcaagacctggaagggtctacccttcccccatgtcttaaaaggtggaccgcaaattatctgggtggtcggcaggcatcggtgcaatttagaaacgaaacatcaaaaccaaggagaattaaacaaggggtgccacaactgatctctccagttttttcgcctcgcgaaacctggcattatcaccgactaaatcttccgcgaccttatttacaacatggacgtcccaaatgtcgaccattttgaacatccacgtcgatggcactacgctaccgactgtcctacaccccaaaatcttgggtgtgacgtttgatcaggatctacattttggtgagcacgcagccgacattgttccgaaaatccatagccgtaataaaatcctcaaatcccttgctactCGATACAATCATAAAACGTGGGCCTGGCATTAAAGAGCAACCAACTATgctttgtatttagttttttgcaaCCATTCTTTTTAGGTAAGGGTAATCGCTATGTTAATTGGATGTGGCTGGAAAAGGGTGCACCCAAACGGTGTGAATGTGGATTTTATTTCCAATTAAAGGAAgtaaaaccaatttaaaaagAATTACAGCAAAAGTCAATTTAAAACCGTGGTATATATTCGTCCGAtatattattaatttgaatataattATTTACACATTATAAATAAACTAAGAATATTAGCCTATGTTATAACCAGTCAAGAGGTAACCACTATTACCATTCATATTTACTTCAGGATGTGGGCGATTGGGCAATATTTGATAGTAACGTAACCAATTTCAAGTAAAATGCAAATTTGTGACATTAGAGTTGGTTTTCAGCTCTACATACAAGTCCATTAAAAATTCCTTGCTAAGACTGTACAACACTATTGGGCGTGAAGGTTTTACAAAGTGTAATAAAACTTGCACGATGTTACTTGGGTGTTCCTTTTCTGATATGACAAGTGCATCGAAATTGACGCGCATTAACTCACATGCACGCCGGTTTTCTATCTGCCATTTCTGCGCCGGTGCTGCAGGAACTGTTGCAGATGGGTTATTTGTTTCGCTATAATCGCCGGTGCTGTCGCTATTAGGGGACGCtgctgttgttgtaacagtgcttgatGTTGCGCCCGAAGTTGCTGCAGAAAAAAAAAGAGTTAAGTTATTACAGCTAGCAAGGTTTTATTGTGCTGCAATGACGAAAACCTGTCCGAGGCTTTTGAGCATACAAATTTAGGTCGTAAACAAGACCAGAAAGGCTTTGGAGAATTCTCCAAGTGTTTTTGGCAATATTTTTATACAGATCAAGCCTGTCTAATCGTTTATTCAATGTTACTTACCCGCATCATCTTCGCTTAGTTTCTGCTTTTTACTGCTTGGCTCTCTTTCTTCAATGGGTGTACTTGGCTCAGTTGCGGCCTCGGGCACCTGTTGATCCTTCCCTTGATAGTATTCTCGCAGCACGGAATATAAATTTACCAAGATACAACGTTTTAGTTGCTCTTTCATTGCTTGCTTCTGTGGCACATTACCTGGATGCATGTGCACAAGTGTCGCCTCAGTGTTAGCGCCAATTGAATTCAGAAAGCTTGCAGGTAGCAGACCACTTGTACCACTCTCATACATTAAATAACTACCAAAACCGCGTACACACGCATAtgaaatgttattatttttattataattttattaaaagttgCCAATACGCAACTGACAGCCGTAACTGACAATACTTCAAATGGATTGGGTTGCGTGAAATTAAAGAGTAGCAaaaaatactactatgtataaaacagctgatagggttGTTGTATGTTAATTTCGTTAAGTaactaagttggtgaaaccgaaaaaaaactaaGCCGCAAATCTGGACTAACTTAAGTCACAACTAAGTTTTAgcttaagtcgagttggtgaaatcggcccttagtgtcactgatattcgtcacaatatgataaactttgactACAAAACAATTAGTGCATGGCCATaatttaatccaaaatagcggaaatattaattttggatacaaaacagaattggcttgacttaaggatgaaaccacaGAGGATCTTCAATACTTTATATAATGGgtgtagtaaaatatgcacatgtgtgtatacttaccggagaatatgtttagatcaatgtttagtcacactgccctccacctaagtctgatcgtcccgatcagacaaatctctcgatctaaccgctgctagcctctccaaatgagccactttcattttggttcgtgatttgccaatggtttgtatgcggtacactacatcgtttatccgttttacaactttgtatgggccttcccagttacactgcaaattctgggacaaaccttttttttcgttgttggttgtatagcagcaccaaatctgcttcctgaaacccttccgaattaattgctttatcgtacctcgctttcatcttgtcactcataatctttgctcgtggccttacaagatcgtgtatctctctcagctcttcttccaagacaccagtggatttcttgacattcctct is a genomic window of Eurosta solidaginis isolate ZX-2024a chromosome 4, ASM4086904v1, whole genome shotgun sequence containing:
- the LOC137249211 gene encoding tRNA (adenine(58)-N(1))-methyltransferase non-catalytic subunit TRM6-like; this encodes MYESGTSGLLPASFLNSIGANTEATLVHMHPGNVPQKQAMKEQLKRCILVNLYSVLREYYQGKDQQVPEAATEPSTPIEEREPSSKKQKLSEDDAATSGATSSTVTTTAASPNSDSTGDYSETNNPSATVPAAPAQKWQIENRRACELMRVNFDALVISEKEHPSNIVQVLLHFVKPSRPIVLYSLSKEFLMDLYVELKTNSNVTNLHFT